In Bufo gargarizans isolate SCDJY-AF-19 chromosome 5, ASM1485885v1, whole genome shotgun sequence, the following are encoded in one genomic region:
- the LOC122938324 gene encoding uncharacterized protein LOC122938324, which yields MSDGSLPVRRIGTRAAVRQEASNMAESDASSSSEPAPSTPQKLDNSPKLEPLLEPKPEPMDTSPPASTDQPLSIMQTAPILTTVQLKDTVLLPPLGTGLYTGRKRKANFSNEETETLVRDVVQHFSALYGSEALRTESTRRNQRRSQLWTQIQKNVNELGYTPRSIDDLKHKWRDLRLEVKRKITHRRTGTKETPTPVGTPVIDTKLSQLEDLVASTIGHHCTLDGEQEGMYMEPGVPRQSIFFSCRGGIGDLSSDRGCDRMGTTASPRPTPEMSVASPLVSASPAQLSFVRVTEDLENGEREKDVAPGVPLKTFPDTWSAMKEVCTLVTTQNLIPAQQTIVTAPPEILTVKQEVLTTKPVLAPARCESQNSIVSSPEGSLGNPAGQTEQNAGGSDCDNSSSSPAMSVVKTDGETVQLKVESEGGDSQDAGKDSPEQDDDRGNWQENQDEWERQSHSPQLSDNAQDDSMPSSSSQDGDPSSGGELPPNGDCSFDPDDRKAPCKSNMSRLLELEEQWDRLYHRELGLWEEERMQQQQQRNQDRELQQQLLGVLTDIRDELRQLRQERAVTRQNQAAATANGSLSVTDTSTIAATKPNTETPTVAETPTKSTPVIARRRGRPRLIKPTPEPARPIRPQPGASTKS from the exons ATGTCTGACGGAAGCCTCCCTGTTCGAAGAATTGGCACCAGAGCGGCGGTACGGCAAGAGGCCTCTAACATGGCGGAATCTGATGCTTCTTCCAGCTCTGAACCGGCACCTTCCACCCCCCAGAAGCTCGACAACTCTCCAAAGTTGGAACCTTTACTGGAACCCAAACCGGAGCCGATGGATACGTCGCCTCCTGCGAGCACAGACCAGCCGCTGTCCATCATGCAGACCGCCCCCATCCTCACCACCGTACAACTCAAGGACACGGTGCTTCTGCCGCCGCTCGGGACCGGCCTCTACACCGGACGGAAACGGAAAGCCAATTTCTCCAATGAAGAGACGGAGACGCTGGTCAGGGACGTGGTCCAACATTTCAGTGCCCTGTACGGGTCCGAGGCGCTGCGCACAGAGTCCACCCGCCGGAACCAGCGCCGCAGCCAGCTCTGGACCCAGATACAGAAAAACGTCAACGAACTGGGGTACACGCCGCGCAGCATCGACGACCTGAAGCACAAATGGCGCGACCTGCGCTTGGAAGTCAAAAGGAAGATCACCCATCGGAGGACGGGCACCAAGGAGACCCCCACTCCTGTAGGGACCCCCGTTATTGACACTAAGCTCAGCCAACTAGAGGACCTGGTGGCCTCGACGATAGGACACCACTGCACGCTGGACGGGGAGCAGGAGGGCATGTACATGGAGCCTG GGGTACCGCGACAATCCATATTCTTCTCATGCAGAGGAGGGATCGGGGACTTGAGCAGCGACAGGGGTTGCGACAGGATGGGCACCACCG CAAGTCCGAGGCCCACGCCGGAGATGTCGGTCGCGTCCCCTCTGGTTAGCGCATCCCCCGCTCAGCTCTCTTTTGTCCGGGTAACAGAAGACCTAGAGAACGGCGAGCGCGAGAAGGATGTCGCCCCAGGTGTCCCGCTCAAGACCTTCCCCGACACCTGGTCGGCCATGAAGGAGGTGTGCACGCTGGTGACCACCCAGAACCTGATCCCAGCTCAGCAGACCATCGTCACAGCCCCACCGGAGATCCTGACCGTCAAGCAGGAAGTTCTGACCACCAAGCCTGTCTTGGCTCCAGCGCGTTGCGAGTCTCAGAACTCAATTGTCTCGTCCCCGGAAGGGTCCCTCGGTAATCCAGCCGGGCAAACTGAACAGAATGCCGGGGGAAGTGACTgtgacaacagcagcagcagcccggCCATGTCTGTGGTCAAGACAGATGGGGAGACGGTGCAACTGAAGGTGGAGAGTGAAGGAGGAGACAGTCAGGATGCAGGGAAGGATTCTCCGGAACAAGATGACGACAGGGGCAACTGGCAAGAGAATCAGGATGAGTGGGAGAGACAATCCCATTCCCCGCAGCTCAGCGACAACGCCCAGGACGACTCCATGCCCTCTTCATCTTCCCAGGACGGGGACCCTTCTTCAGGAGGCGAGCTCCCCCCAAACGGAGACTGTTCCTTTGACCCAGACGACCGTAAAGCTCCATGTAAATCGAATATGAGTCGGCTGCTTGAGTTGGAGGAGCAGTGGGACCGGTTATACCACCGCGAGCTGGGACTATGGGAGGAAGAGCGgatgcagcaacagcagcaacgCAACCAAGACAGGGAGCTGCAGCAGCAACTGCTCGGCGTGCTGACGGACATTCGAGACGAACTGCGCCAGCTCAGGCAGGAGAGGGCCGTCACCCGGCAGAACCAGGCGGCCGCCACCGCCAATGGCTCCCTCTCGGTAACAGACACTTCTACTATAGCAGCCACCAAACCTAATACCGAAACTCCCACGGTGGCAGAGACCCCAACAAAAAGTACTCCCGTTATTGCAAGGCGTAGGGGGAGGCCCCGCCTCATCAAGCCGACACCAGAGCCCGCCCGCCCCATCCGACCGCAACCAGGTGCTTCTACCAAAAGCTGA
- the LOC122938323 gene encoding zinc finger protein Xfin-like, producing the protein MATGNPAQVLPTFDDVPVYFSRRRLSPSQRDLYKSVMMENYESVLSVGYEIHKPEVVSRTEGGQEPWSGDCLEGKSQVETLKTEDEATSEVLKVEDLRLNYEEVTDLLGVEQSNEIQLPSPQDIKPHICSRCGKSFSCYEAVERHRGLCEQHHEDVTKLRKTSQGQRSFHCSECKKNFAARSALLKHQKTHSGERPYKCSECHKAFSQSSALTKHRRSHTGERPYSCTVCSKGFIQKSDLVKHLRTHTGERPYQCSTCQKSFAESSALIKHKRTHFTNRQNQIKRVEMAAESPRRIQNVEDKNGATNSLYTCADCGKTWKQWSSFLRHQLMHLRERPHKCAQCSKTFIQKSDLVKHEKTHTEDRPHQCTQCNKGFIQKSDLVKHQRTHTGERPFQCAYCQKTFAERSALVKHQRTHTGEKPYTCTTCGRGFSQKSNLILHQRIHSGERPYSCSQCDRTFIQKSDMVKHQGVHMRHQGLSINPAEDSSSYKCNQCDQSFSQWSDFHKHKLVHGGHNLLRCPECNKDFLLKSDLLKHICSHIGDQSCSQSFVQNSAPLSYCKTQIEERPSTCQVCHKTFAKKSALIKHSRIHTGERPHKCGLCEKAFIQRSSLTKHMRSHTGERPYACEQCGKSFIQNSDLVKHQRIHTGEKPYHCTECNKSFTEGSSLVKHRRTHKGEKPYKCPQCEKTFTQSSDLIKHGLVHIVENPPTATAFHEIVIVDPEDLNSGSVEQSYPYRCTECPNVFLNRPVFMKHLRTHNMEKRYPCGKCPMRFVQTSDLVKHLRKHTGERPYHCTQCGKGFIQNSDLVKHQRTHTGERPFRCDMCNRGFVQKSALTKHMRTHTEKPYRCEHCGKCFIQNSDLVKHRRIHTGEKPYRCPECDRSFTEGSSLIKHRRIHSRLQPYLCKKCGKSFSQSSNLLKHMRCHGEEKMQLADAPKKNAAVIVSEALSHEVPLMHGKKGGDRSFLCSVCGNSFNHKSVLIKHLRIHTGERPYKCNLCVRSFIQKSDLVKHYRTHTGERPYHCQECGRSFVEQSALSKHQRTHHRAQVLVDDSATQACVGPQHQITYWGESEDDPGSLIPRFHVIKQEDHFPTIRPMGGSKSFSFKVKHRRKATKAQSYTCPECNKTFSHCAVFLTHRRTHGEQLHICKVCGKRVSQRSALVKHMRRHTGEKPYKCPTCAKSFIQNSDLVKHLRTHTGEKPYKCDLCEKRFIDRSAVVKHIRTHTGERPYKCQECERGFVQKSDLVKHTRMHTGEKPYPCSSCDKRFSSRSASFRHQRMCSVGASYQDPDLFYPNMLMWEEQPSPDAFPRDSSRLQMVSGVVV; encoded by the exons ATGGCGACCGGAAATCCCGCTCAG GTTTTGCCGACATTTGATGACGTTCCGGTTTATTTCTCGCGGAGGCGTCTGAGCCCGTCCCAGAGGGATCTGTACAAGTCGGTTATGATGGAGAATTACGAGAGCGTGCTATCTGTAG GTTACGAGATACACAAACCTGAAGTGGTGTCCAGAACTGAAGGCGGTCAGGAGCCATGGTCTGGAGATTGTCTGGAGGGTAAAAGCCAAG TGGAGACTCTGAAGACAGAAGATGAAGCCACCAGTGAAGTTCTTAAGGTTGAAGACCTACGCCTGAATTATGAAGAAGTTACTGATCTCTTGGGTGTAGAACAGTCTAACGAGATCCAGTTACCATCTCCTCAGGACATAAAGCCTCATATTTGTAGCCGCTGCGGTAAAAGCTTCAGTTGTTACGAGGCTGTGGAGAGACATCGGGGCTTGTGTGAACAACACCATGAAGATGTGACCAAACTGCGTAAAACCAGCCAAGGGCAGAGGTCGTTCCACTGCTCCGAGTGCAAGAAGAACTTTGCAGCACGTTCTGCTCTTCTTAAACATCAGAAAACACATTCCGGGGAGAGACCCTACAAGTGCTCTGAATGTCACAAGGCTTTCAGCCAGAGTTCTGCTTTAACTAAGCATCGGAGGAGTCACACCGGTGAGAGGCCTTATTCTTGCACCGTATGCTCGAAAGGCTTTATCCAAAAGTCGGACCTGGTAAAACACCTTCGCACCCACACTGGGGAGAGGCCGTATCAGTGTTCCACCTGCCAGAAGAGCTTTGCGGAAAGTTCTGCTTTAATCAAACACAAGAGAACGCACTTTACAAATCGTCAAAACCAAATTAAACGGGTGGAGATGGCTGCAGAGTCTCCTAGGAGAATCCAGAATGTGGAGGACAAGAATGGAGCCACTAATTCTCTGTACACGTGTGCAGACTGTGGAAAGACGTGGAAGCAATGGTCGTCCTTCCTCAGACATCAACTGATGCATTTGAGGGAAAGACCCCACAAATGCGCACAGTGCAGCAAGACCTTCATCCAGAAGTCTGACCTGGTGAAGCATGAGAAGACCCACACTGAAGACCGGCCTCATCAGTGCACGCAGTGCAACAAAGGCTTCATTCAGAAGTCCGACTTGGTCAAGCATCAGCGGACACATACCGGGGAGAGGCCGTTCCAGTGCGCTTACTGTCAGAAGACATTTGCAGAAAGATCTGCCTTAGTCAAACACCAGAGGacgcacacaggggagaagccttaCACATGCACGACCTGCGGGAGAGGCTTTTCTCAGAAGTCTAATCTCATATTGCACCAAAGGATTCACTCTGGAGAACGTCCTTACAGCTGTTCTCAGTGCGATCGGACATTTATACAAAAGTCGGATATGGTGAAGCATCAGGGAGTCCACATGAGGCATCAGGGTTTATCCATCAACCCTGCAGAGGACTCCAGTTCTTACAAGTGTAACCAGTGCGATCAGAGCTTCAGTCAGTGGTCTGACTTTCATAAGCACAAGCTGGTGCATGGTGGTCACAATCTTCTCCGATGTCCTGAGTGCAACAAGGACTTTCTCCTGAAGTCCGATCTCTTAAAACATATCTGTAGCCACATTGGAGACCAGTCCTGTTCCCAGAGCTTCGTCCAGAACTCAGCCCCCCTTAGCTATTGTAAGACCCAGATAGAAGAACGCCCTAGCACGTGTCAGGTTTGTCACAAGACCTTTGCTAAGAAATCAGCTTTAATAAAGCACAGCCGAATTCACACGGGGGAACGGCCGCATAAATGTGGTCTGTGCGAGAAAGCTTTTATCCAGAGGTCGTCCCTGACTAAGCACATGAGGAGTCACACGGGCGAGAGGCCTTACGCCTGTGAGCAGTGTGGGAAGAGCTTCATTCAGAATTCAGATTTAGTCAAACACCAAAGAATCCACACTGGGGAGAAACCCTATCATTGCACTGAATGTAACAAAAGCTTTACCGAAGGGTCTTCTCTGGTGAAACATCGTAGAACCCACAAGGGGGAGAAGCCCTATAAGTGTCCGCAGTGTGAGAAGACTTTTACTCAAAGCTCAGACTTAATTAAACACGGTTTGGTTCACATTGTAGAAAACCCACCGACTGCCACTGCTTTTCATGAGATTGTCATTGTAGACCCAGAGGATCTGAACAGCGGTTCAGTAGAACAGAGTTACCCCTATCGATGCACAGAATGCCCCAATGTGTTCCTTAATAGACCAGTTTTTATGAAGCATCTGAGAACACACAATATGGAAAAACGTTACCCATGCGGCAAGTGTCCCATGAGATTTGTTCAGACCTCCGACTTAGTAAAACATTTGCGAAAACATACTGGAGAACGGCCCTACCATTGTACACAGTGTGGTAAGGGCTTCATTCAGAATTCGGACTTAGTAAAACACCAAAGAACCCACACAGGGGAGCGTCCTTTCAGATGTGACATGTGCAACCGTGGCTTTGTTCAGAAATCCGCCCTGACAAAGCACATGAGGACCCACACTGAGAAGCCGTATAGATGTGAGCACTGTGGCAAGTGTTTTATCCAGAACTCAGATCTGGTGAAGCATCGAAGgatccacacaggagagaagccgtacaGATGCCCAGAATGTGACCGCAGCTTCACAGAAGGGTCGTCGCTTATCAAACACCGCAGGATTCACAGTCGATTGCAGCCCTACTTGTGCAAAAAGTGCGGAAAAAGCTTTAGTCAGAGCTCAAACCTTCTGAAACACATGAGATGTCACGGAGAAGAAAAAATGCAGCTAGCCGATGCACCTAAGAAGAACGCAGCAGTCATCGTCTCTGAGGCCCTCAGCCATGAGGTGCCCTTAATGCATGGGAAAAAGGGAGGTGACAGATCATTTCTGTGTAGCGTGTGCGGGAACAGCTTTAATCACAAGTCAGTCCTCATTAAACATTTACGTATCCACACAGGAGAACGGCCGTACAAGTGCAATTTGTGTGTGAGGAGCTTTATCCAAAAATCAGACCTTGTGAAGCATTACCGCACACACACGGGAGAGAGGCCATACCATTGCCAGGAGTGTGGACGAAGCTTTGTCGAACAGTCTGCGTTATCGAAACACCAAAGGACTCACCACAGAGCTCAGGTGCTTGTGGATGATAGTGCGACACAAGCTTGTGTGGGACCTCAGCACCAAATCACCTACTGGGGAGAATCAGAAGATGACCCTGGGAGTTTGATACCAAGGTTTCATGTCATCAAACAAGAAGACCATTTTCCGACCATTCGGCCTATGGGCGGCTCAAAAAGTTTCTCCTTTAAGGTCAAACACAGGAGAAAAGCGACAAAGGCACAGTCGTACACCTGTCCAGAATGCAACAAGACGTTTAGCCACTGCGCTGTGTTCTTAACCCACCGGAGAACACATGGAGAACAGCTGCATATCTGCAAAGTGTGCGGCAAGAGAGTCAGCCAACGATCGGCACTGGTGAAACACATGAGGCGACACACCGGAGAGAAACCCTATAAGTGCCCGACGTGTGCAAAGTCTTTCATCCAGAACTCGGACCTGGTGAAACATCTGAGAACCCACACAGGAGAAAAACCGTACAAGTGTGACCTCTGTGAGAAACGCTTCATCGACCGGTCAGCGGTTGTGAAACATATTAGGACTCATACTGGAGAGAGGCCCTACAAGTGCCAGGAGTGCGAGCGAGGATTTGTCCAAAAGTCTGACTTGGTAAAGCATACGAGGatgcacacaggggagaaaccctATCCGTGCTCCTCGTGTGACAAAAGATTCAGCTCTCGATCTGCCTCCTTCAGACACCAACGTATGTGCTCTGTGGGGGCTTCCTACCAAGACCCCGACCTCTTCTACCCCAACATGTTAATGTGGGAAGAGCAGCCATCTCCTGATGCTTTTCCTAGAGACTCTTCCAGATTGCAGATGGTGTCAGGGGTGGTCGTATGA